The genomic window ACACCTCCGGCGGCGTGGTGCTGGGTCTTTTATGCGCCTATCTGACGGGTTGGTACTGGCTGGACGGCGCCATCGCTTATCTGGTCGCATTGAATATTCTCTTTTCCGGCTGGCAGCTCGTGCGCCAGTCCTTCACCGGCCTGATGGATGCCGCCGATCCCGAATTTCTGAAAAGCATTGCCGACCTGATCATTCAGCACCGCAAGGACGTCTGGATCGATATCCATCAGCTCCGGGCCTGGCGTTCAGGCAATTTTGCCCACATCGATTTTCATTTAATTCTCCCCCAGGAATTGTCCCTGGAGGAATCCCATCGGGAATCCAAAGCCCTTGAAAAAATCATCGTCGATCATTTTGCAGGGAAAGCCAGCGTTCTGATCCATACGGACCCCTGCGAAGACCCGGATTGTCCCACCTGCCGCCGCCACCTGTGCCGTATCCGCAAAGAAAATCTGACAAAACTGGTTTCATGGGATCTGGAGACGCTGATCCGCCAGGGCCGACATAATGTACAGCCGGATGAAGCGACAACCGATTAATCAAATATCCTTAAGCTTGGGAATCCGCTTCTCCTGCAGGAGCAGGGACGCCACGCTGCCCAAGACCAGCACCCCCGCAAAAAAAATGAAACAGGCTTTGAGAGAATAGGTTTGGGCGATCCAGCCGCCGAAGATGGGCGATAAAAACTGGATTTCGTAGGCGGTGTAAATCATGCCGACGGTGCTGGTCCGGACGGAGTTGTCCACCAGGGAGGTGGCCGCCGTCATCACGATCGGACTGATGAAGCTGACCACCCCCAAAAGCCCCATCAGAGAGACCATCACGGCCAGATGGGTGGTGCGGGTCAGGGCCACCGTAGCCGCCGCACCCAGGAGAAACAATGCGGCCAGCAGCAGCCGCACGCCGAAGCGGTCATAAAACATTCCCAAAAGGGGTTTGCTGACCGCGCCCATAAAAAAATAGACGCTCATTAAAAAACCGGCCGTCCTGGCATCGGCGCCCATGGTGGCGGCGATCAAAAGGGGAAAGAACGTGATGATGCCCCGGTAGCCGATGCCCCTGAGGGAATAGATCACGATCAGGGTAACCACCGGCAGGTTACAGCAC from Desulfobacterales bacterium includes these protein-coding regions:
- a CDS encoding cation diffusion facilitator family transporter, whose product is MKFLKNTQGVRITAISLSLVIGTALMLGKFYIYTLTRSSAVLSDALESIINVVASAFALVSILVADRPPDRNHPYGHGKIEYFSAGFEGALIILAAVGIFITAWPHLFHTDDLPHLESGLLLLFGISLINLFLGVGLVITGKRTASLTLIADGKHVLTDVYTSGGVVLGLLCAYLTGWYWLDGAIAYLVALNILFSGWQLVRQSFTGLMDAADPEFLKSIADLIIQHRKDVWIDIHQLRAWRSGNFAHIDFHLILPQELSLEESHRESKALEKIIVDHFAGKASVLIHTDPCEDPDCPTCRRHLCRIRKENLTKLVSWDLETLIRQGRHNVQPDEATTD